The following proteins are co-located in the Vigna unguiculata cultivar IT97K-499-35 chromosome 9, ASM411807v1, whole genome shotgun sequence genome:
- the LOC114163492 gene encoding uncharacterized protein LOC114163492 — protein sequence MKGVEATSSGNLVMGHCVIAGNDCYCELVVSTSTSGLVRTSSLCARCLVEVEGRRYKVNMICLPLQELEVIMGMDWLSANHILIDCREKKLLFPNSEELELLSSQVVLKELQEGAHCYIIFTHLEVEKEERTSVIPVVHEFQMCFQKKC from the exons GGTCATTGTGTGATAGCTGGAAATGAttgttat TGTGAACTTGTGGTGTCTACTTCGacatcgggtttggtcaggacatcATCCTTGTGTGCTAGATGTCTAGTGGAGGTGGAAGGGCGCAGATACAAGGTGAATATGATATGCCTACCTCTACAAGAGTTGGAGGTAATCatggggatggattggctctctgccaatcacaTTCTTATAGATTGCCGAGAGAAGAAGTTGTTATTCCCTAACTCAGAGGAGCTTGAGTTATTATCATCTCAAGTGGTTTTGAAGGAACTCCAAGAGGGCGCACATTGTTACATAATCTTCACGCATCTTGAAGTGGAGAAGGAGGAGAGGACATCAGTGATACCAGTCGTGCATGAATTTCAGATGTGTTTCCAGAAGAAGTGTTAG